From the genome of Variovorax sp. RA8, one region includes:
- a CDS encoding PilW family protein, protein MKAPSRDRFLRPHAAAAQRGLTLIELMVSIAITLIIVAALITLYLNVSRSNREMVKVNRQIENGRLAVHVLENEVAHAGFWENYMPQFDDLTLTTVPADVPAGAAPDPCLAYTAANWTDAYKRSLLDIPVQIYEDVPAGCAAIVTHKKADTDVLVVRHAETCFPSAAPSNCEAEVAGRLYFQSSLCATQTPSTFELNIAGFNGILRKDCTAAAPKRRFISDIYYVRDYAEAEGDGIPTLVRSRLDAAGGTPAYTEPVALIEGIEGLRVELGLDTLGKTGLAVNYTQAINWLDASNKTTPTNRGDGSPDGAFVRCTTGTPCTADQLINTVAVKLYLLARSIEPSPGHADNKTYKLGSAATLPAYNDPYKRHVFSTTVRLTNVAGRRETPP, encoded by the coding sequence GGCCGCATGCCGCCGCCGCGCAGCGGGGCCTGACGCTGATCGAGCTGATGGTGTCGATCGCCATCACGCTGATCATCGTGGCGGCTCTGATCACCCTGTACCTCAACGTGTCGCGCTCCAACCGCGAGATGGTCAAGGTCAACCGCCAGATCGAGAACGGGCGGCTTGCAGTGCATGTCCTGGAGAACGAGGTCGCGCACGCCGGCTTCTGGGAAAACTACATGCCCCAGTTCGACGACCTGACCCTGACCACCGTGCCCGCCGACGTGCCGGCCGGCGCAGCGCCCGATCCCTGCCTGGCCTATACGGCCGCCAACTGGACCGATGCCTACAAGCGCAGCCTGCTCGACATTCCCGTGCAGATCTACGAGGACGTCCCCGCCGGCTGCGCCGCAATCGTGACCCACAAGAAGGCCGATACCGATGTGCTTGTGGTGCGTCATGCCGAGACCTGCTTCCCGTCGGCGGCGCCATCCAACTGCGAAGCGGAAGTCGCCGGCAGGCTCTACTTCCAGTCGTCGCTGTGCGCGACGCAGACGCCCTCGACTTTCGAGCTGAACATCGCAGGCTTCAACGGCATCCTGCGCAAGGATTGCACCGCGGCCGCACCCAAGCGCAGGTTCATCTCCGACATCTACTATGTACGGGACTACGCCGAAGCCGAGGGCGACGGCATCCCGACACTGGTGCGCTCGCGCCTGGACGCCGCGGGCGGTACGCCCGCCTATACGGAGCCGGTGGCGCTGATCGAGGGCATCGAGGGCCTTCGCGTGGAACTGGGGCTGGATACGCTGGGCAAGACCGGCCTGGCCGTCAACTACACGCAGGCCATCAACTGGCTCGATGCCAGCAACAAGACGACACCGACCAATCGAGGAGACGGCAGTCCCGACGGCGCCTTCGTGCGCTGCACCACCGGCACGCCGTGCACGGCAGACCAGTTGATCAACACGGTCGCCGTGAAGCTCTACCTCCTGGCACGCAGCATCGAGCCCTCGCCAGGCCATGCCGACAACAAGACCTACAAGCTCGGCAGCGCCGCGACCCTTCCTGCGTACAACGACCCGTACAAGCGGCACGTGTTCTCCACCACCGTGCGCCTGACCAACGTCGCAGGCCGAAGGGAGACGCCGCCGTGA
- a CDS encoding pilus assembly PilX family protein — translation MRTNRPSRQRGAALIVGLIMLVLITLTVVVAFNVSITNLKSVGNMQTRNEAVAAANRAIEEVAASLLPPNADGSPSMVAPTATVSLVDINNDGKTDYTVQIAAPTCARVTKASGGGGGTTTGPGGITGGGSSSGSGLTTLPDQYNAVWDISTTVTDAATGGSTAVRQGVRVLMSQAQFEAFCP, via the coding sequence GTGAGAACCAACCGCCCGAGCCGGCAGCGCGGCGCCGCGCTGATCGTCGGCCTCATCATGCTGGTGCTGATCACGCTGACCGTGGTCGTCGCCTTCAACGTCAGCATCACCAACCTCAAGTCGGTGGGCAACATGCAGACGCGCAACGAGGCCGTCGCCGCAGCCAACCGCGCGATCGAGGAAGTAGCCGCCTCGTTGTTGCCGCCCAACGCGGACGGCAGCCCGTCGATGGTGGCGCCGACGGCGACCGTCAGCCTGGTCGACATCAACAACGACGGAAAGACGGACTACACCGTGCAGATCGCAGCACCGACCTGCGCACGGGTAACCAAGGCCTCGGGCGGAGGCGGCGGCACGACAACCGGCCCAGGCGGCATCACCGGGGGCGGTTCCTCCAGCGGCTCGGGCCTGACCACGCTGCCGGATCAATACAACGCTGTGTGGGACATCAGCACCACCGTGACCGACGCCGCCACCGGCGGCTCGACCGCGGTCCGTCAAGGCGTGCGCGTGCTGATGAGCCAGGCGCAGTTCGAAGCTTTCTGCCCCTGA
- a CDS encoding pilus assembly protein encodes MKKNFLNPLWTAALLALQLAAPARAEDIDLFTGYTPAVTDLPNVIFVLDNTANWNQPFDAEMTALASAFASLKPNRFRVGLMMFSETGNGNSNVDGAYVRAAVRTLDDGTKLKYGELFRQGSPGRLDKLDDKSNGGKVGKTMVEIHRYLTGGEPMAGNNKLKTDYTGNVTGTAASRAIYALPGNALSAFNGTAYNSPNTAHCTGTYVIYISNGAPQDNTSDTKTAADALRAAGGTTTTITLSPSGSQDNMADEWAKFLNTSLGVKVYTIEAAAAAGGQGPGWTALLKSMAGQSKGEYYDLTTKPDLGAALGDALNDIFSKIQSVNSVFSSVSLPVSVNTQGTYLNQVFVGMFRPDQDALPRWNGNLKQYKLGLDGNKQLILQDADDANAINTETGFIAPCARSFWTPARSDTDKYWSFRPAGDCIGKEVADSPDGNIVEKGAQGYLLRHMTVAARNVKTCAPGACTGLIDFSTGNVTRSAVGVATDADRNTLVNWVRGEDNKGDERLDSSGNPLKDSNGNPLTYPDMRPSVHGDVVHSRPVAINYGTDAAPQVVVFYGGNDGALRAINGNRSTTSTLFGSAPAGSELWSFIPPEFYGSLKRLRDNTVRINYPQTAATTTGAAAPKPYGMDGPVSAYRQGSDTWLFATMRRGGRALYAFDVSSPTAPTLKWRKGCPNQDNDTGCDTGFEGIGQTWSAPKVVKASGYSSGPLLVFGGGYDKCEDVDTNDPAKACSSSTKGNKVYVLDANQGTVLKTFTTNRAVSGEVTIVTDATGLAKYAYAADLGGNVYRIDIKDAAPGAWTMMTLASLGCDDAVGCTPNRKFMFGPDVVEDNGVYVLLLGSGDREKPLQYYSNALSVANRFYMLVDKPSDDTWLNAEPARCGAVKVLCHQSLVAITGTSTPTGTELAAKKGWYLALAAGEQVVTSSVTAYGTTTFSTHIPTDPSRQSQTCRADLGTANVYNVSYLDASPPQGGARSDVIVGGGLAPSPFVGRVRDDNGGQRDVVIGGSRDSVLSPKEAVGKAAFRQPKGRVYWFIQK; translated from the coding sequence ATGAAAAAGAACTTTCTCAACCCTTTGTGGACCGCTGCCCTGCTGGCGCTGCAGCTGGCGGCACCAGCGCGGGCGGAGGACATCGACCTGTTCACCGGCTACACGCCGGCCGTGACGGATCTTCCCAACGTGATCTTCGTGCTGGACAACACCGCCAACTGGAACCAGCCCTTCGACGCTGAGATGACGGCCCTGGCGAGCGCCTTCGCAAGCCTCAAGCCCAACAGGTTCCGTGTCGGCCTGATGATGTTCAGCGAAACAGGCAACGGCAATTCCAACGTCGACGGGGCCTATGTGCGCGCCGCTGTCCGCACGCTGGACGACGGTACCAAGCTCAAGTACGGCGAACTCTTTCGCCAGGGCAGTCCCGGCAGGCTCGACAAGCTCGACGACAAGTCCAATGGCGGCAAGGTCGGCAAGACCATGGTGGAGATCCACCGCTACCTCACCGGCGGCGAGCCGATGGCCGGCAACAACAAGCTGAAGACGGACTACACCGGAAACGTCACGGGCACCGCGGCGTCGAGGGCCATCTACGCATTGCCTGGCAACGCCCTGAGCGCATTCAACGGTACGGCCTACAACAGCCCGAACACGGCCCACTGCACCGGCACCTACGTCATCTACATCAGCAACGGCGCTCCGCAGGACAACACCAGCGACACCAAGACGGCAGCCGATGCGCTGCGGGCTGCCGGCGGCACGACGACCACCATCACCCTGAGCCCCAGCGGATCGCAGGACAACATGGCGGATGAATGGGCCAAGTTCCTGAACACCAGCCTCGGCGTGAAGGTCTACACCATCGAGGCCGCCGCGGCAGCCGGCGGCCAGGGGCCCGGCTGGACCGCGCTGCTCAAGAGCATGGCCGGCCAGAGCAAAGGCGAGTATTACGACCTGACCACAAAGCCCGACCTGGGCGCGGCACTGGGCGACGCGCTCAACGACATCTTCAGCAAGATCCAGTCCGTCAACAGCGTGTTCTCCTCGGTGAGCCTGCCCGTGAGCGTCAACACGCAAGGCACCTACCTGAACCAGGTGTTCGTCGGCATGTTCCGCCCCGACCAGGATGCCTTGCCGCGCTGGAACGGCAACCTCAAGCAGTACAAGCTGGGCCTGGACGGAAACAAGCAGCTGATCCTGCAGGACGCCGACGATGCCAACGCCATCAACACCGAAACCGGCTTCATTGCTCCCTGCGCACGCAGCTTCTGGACCCCCGCGCGCAGCGACACCGACAAGTACTGGAGTTTCCGTCCGGCCGGCGACTGCATCGGCAAGGAAGTCGCCGACAGTCCTGACGGCAACATCGTGGAAAAGGGTGCCCAGGGCTATCTGTTGCGACACATGACGGTGGCCGCTCGTAACGTCAAGACGTGCGCGCCTGGTGCCTGCACCGGCTTGATCGACTTCAGCACCGGCAATGTGACGCGCTCGGCCGTCGGCGTAGCGACCGACGCCGACCGCAACACCCTGGTCAACTGGGTCCGCGGCGAGGACAACAAGGGCGACGAGAGGCTGGACAGCAGCGGCAACCCCTTGAAGGATTCCAACGGCAATCCCCTGACCTACCCCGACATGCGCCCATCGGTGCATGGCGACGTGGTCCATTCGCGCCCGGTGGCCATCAACTACGGCACCGATGCAGCGCCGCAAGTGGTGGTGTTCTATGGCGGCAACGATGGCGCCCTGCGCGCGATCAATGGCAATCGCAGCACCACGAGCACACTGTTCGGTTCGGCCCCTGCCGGCAGCGAGCTGTGGTCGTTCATCCCGCCGGAGTTCTACGGCAGCCTGAAGCGGTTGCGCGACAACACCGTCCGCATCAACTATCCCCAGACCGCGGCCACGACCACCGGCGCCGCTGCACCCAAGCCCTATGGCATGGATGGCCCGGTTTCCGCCTACCGGCAGGGCAGCGATACCTGGCTGTTCGCAACCATGCGCCGCGGCGGTCGCGCGCTTTATGCATTCGACGTGTCGAGCCCGACGGCGCCCACGCTCAAGTGGCGCAAGGGCTGCCCGAACCAGGACAACGACACCGGATGCGACACCGGCTTCGAAGGCATCGGCCAGACCTGGTCGGCGCCGAAGGTCGTCAAAGCCTCGGGCTACAGCAGCGGACCGCTGCTGGTCTTCGGCGGCGGCTACGACAAGTGCGAGGACGTCGACACGAACGACCCCGCAAAAGCCTGCAGTTCGAGCACCAAGGGCAACAAGGTCTATGTGCTCGATGCCAACCAGGGTACGGTGCTCAAGACCTTCACCACGAACCGCGCGGTGTCCGGCGAGGTCACGATCGTCACCGATGCCACGGGCCTGGCGAAGTACGCCTACGCGGCCGACCTGGGCGGCAACGTCTACCGCATCGACATCAAGGACGCGGCACCCGGCGCCTGGACCATGATGACGCTCGCCTCGCTGGGTTGCGACGATGCCGTGGGCTGCACCCCCAACCGCAAGTTCATGTTCGGCCCGGACGTCGTCGAGGACAACGGCGTGTACGTGCTGCTCCTGGGCTCGGGCGACCGCGAGAAGCCACTCCAGTACTACAGCAATGCCTTGTCCGTTGCCAACCGCTTCTACATGCTGGTGGACAAGCCCTCCGACGACACCTGGCTGAACGCCGAACCCGCACGCTGCGGCGCCGTCAAGGTGCTGTGCCACCAGTCGCTGGTGGCGATCACGGGCACGTCGACGCCGACCGGCACCGAACTGGCGGCCAAGAAGGGCTGGTATCTGGCGCTGGCGGCTGGCGAGCAGGTCGTGACCTCGTCCGTCACGGCCTATGGCACCACCACGTTCAGCACCCACATACCGACCGACCCCTCCAGGCAGAGCCAGACCTGCCGCGCCGACCTCGGCACAGCCAACGTCTACAACGTCTCCTATCTCGACGCCTCGCCCCCGCAGGGAGGGGCGCGTTCCGACGTGATCGTCGGTGGCGGTCTGGCCCCCTCTCCTTTCGTGGGCCGGGTCAGGGACGACAACGGCGGCCAGCGCGACGTGGTCATCGGAGGCAGCCGGGACTCCGTGCTGAGCCCCAAGGAGGCTGTCGGCAAAGCCGCCTTCCGCCAGCCCAAGGGCCGGGTCTACTGGTTCATCCAGAAGTGA
- a CDS encoding GspH/FimT family pseudopilin: MSAADVHRSRAGRLGHRSGRRPRGFTLIELMVTITVLAILLAVAVPSFDGIRLSSRLTSYATDLMAGSQLARTEAIKRNAPVTMCASANGTSCSTSGGWESGWIVLSGATVIHQQPAAAAGYKLTEGGGTTSLTFESTGVGASQATFTICRASPSVGGQERVVKISATGRASITRTALGTCA; the protein is encoded by the coding sequence GTGAGCGCTGCAGACGTCCATCGCTCGCGCGCGGGGAGGCTCGGACACCGTTCGGGCAGGCGCCCGCGCGGCTTCACCCTGATCGAGCTGATGGTCACGATCACGGTGCTGGCGATTCTGCTCGCAGTGGCCGTGCCCTCCTTCGATGGAATCCGCCTTTCCAGCCGACTGACTTCGTACGCCACCGATCTGATGGCCGGCAGTCAGTTGGCACGCACGGAGGCGATCAAGCGCAACGCCCCAGTCACGATGTGCGCGTCGGCCAATGGCACCAGCTGCAGCACCTCCGGCGGCTGGGAGTCCGGCTGGATCGTGCTCAGCGGCGCGACGGTCATCCACCAGCAGCCGGCGGCCGCCGCGGGCTACAAGCTCACGGAAGGCGGCGGCACCACCTCGCTGACCTTCGAGTCCACCGGCGTCGGCGCCAGCCAGGCCACCTTTACCATCTGCCGCGCAAGCCCCAGCGTGGGCGGCCAGGAACGCGTGGTCAAGATCAGCGCCACCGGGAGGGCATCGATCACGCGGACGGCGCTCGGCACCTGCGCCTGA
- a CDS encoding DUF6502 family protein, translating to MENQLAWALAACARVMRPVVRLALAMGVKHPHLEEMLRDLLLDEARRSWQAQGVKNPNISQLSVSTGLNRKAVTAKVRELGETLPHTEMSAAAKTFTLWLQMLAEHPEHRRLPVVAGAGVPSFETVARQASRGNMHHRAILDELARLNMVAEHEGHVEITADAFVPAKDLQSMLAFFGDNARDHLLAAVSNTLGERAPMLERAVYANGVTLQDCQGIEQLVRQRWSSLHHELTHEMTRAVASVAGNASGRIRVGIYTYYEAESATPAEPGSGVPGTAQ from the coding sequence ATGGAAAACCAGCTCGCCTGGGCACTTGCAGCCTGCGCACGCGTCATGCGCCCGGTGGTCCGGCTCGCATTGGCCATGGGAGTCAAGCATCCCCATCTCGAGGAAATGCTGCGCGACCTGCTGCTGGACGAGGCGCGCCGTTCCTGGCAGGCCCAGGGCGTCAAGAACCCCAACATCAGCCAACTCTCGGTATCGACGGGGCTCAACCGCAAGGCCGTCACGGCCAAGGTCCGCGAGCTGGGTGAAACCCTGCCCCATACCGAAATGTCGGCGGCCGCCAAGACCTTCACCCTGTGGCTGCAGATGCTGGCCGAGCATCCCGAGCACCGGCGCCTGCCCGTCGTGGCCGGAGCCGGCGTGCCTTCCTTCGAAACGGTGGCCAGGCAAGCCAGCCGCGGCAACATGCACCATCGCGCCATCCTGGACGAGCTGGCCCGCCTGAACATGGTGGCCGAGCACGAAGGCCACGTCGAGATCACGGCCGACGCCTTTGTGCCCGCGAAGGATCTGCAGTCCATGCTGGCCTTCTTCGGCGACAACGCCCGAGATCACCTGCTGGCCGCCGTCTCCAACACCCTGGGCGAACGGGCGCCCATGCTCGAGCGCGCGGTCTACGCCAACGGCGTGACCCTGCAGGACTGCCAAGGTATCGAGCAATTGGTCCGGCAACGTTGGAGCAGCCTGCATCACGAGCTGACGCACGAGATGACACGAGCCGTCGCCTCGGTCGCCGGAAACGCATCGGGCCGAATCCGCGTCGGCATCTACACCTACTACGAGGCCGAATCGGCCACGCCGGCCGAGCCGGGATCCGGCGTGCCCGGGACGGCGCAATAG
- a CDS encoding DUF5666 domain-containing protein: protein MKNSLVRSCLIAASMTLLLSCGGGSDGGSFAPVGASGVSSGTAFRGLYRDASGGDGRSASEGGSTSADGASAPDGTDAADGSGTSDGSTTTAAGGEDSGVGSGGTGVSTADAVGIGGVDGLGSIIVNGLRYDTDSAIFSVEDAPALQIGMTAKVTGPFNADFTSGVAKHVASAAELRGPIAGVDLAGGSFSLMGTTVTTDEATVWATATGLTGLLPGAAVQVWGLPAAPGVLRATRVEQHPANSAPIATGTVQNLNTGSRVFTLGSLSVDYGTASFRGGIDASTLANGAIVRVRAAAQATPGVLSAMVVEAWHTVPQASSTPVQLAGIITDYAALASFRLLGTTVDAASAQITGGPANAIGNGVKVEVGGTMTGGVLVATKLMIRHVPGTGGPASFKVIGPVAGYSSPASFLVRGQQVDASGPGVAFVNGTVANLFNGARVTVSGSQIVNGVLVARQVSFD, encoded by the coding sequence ATGAAGAACAGCCTCGTGCGAAGCTGCCTGATCGCAGCATCGATGACCCTGCTGCTCTCGTGCGGAGGTGGCAGCGACGGCGGCAGCTTCGCTCCCGTCGGCGCAAGCGGCGTGTCGTCGGGTACCGCATTCCGAGGCCTGTACCGCGACGCCTCGGGTGGCGACGGCAGGTCGGCATCCGAAGGCGGGTCGACATCCGCAGATGGAGCGAGCGCACCGGATGGAACAGATGCCGCAGATGGATCGGGCACATCGGACGGTTCCACGACGACCGCTGCCGGCGGCGAGGACTCGGGCGTCGGATCGGGCGGCACCGGCGTGAGCACCGCGGACGCCGTGGGCATCGGCGGGGTCGACGGCCTGGGCAGCATCATCGTCAATGGCCTGCGCTACGACACCGACAGCGCCATCTTCAGCGTCGAGGACGCCCCGGCCCTGCAGATCGGCATGACCGCCAAGGTCACCGGCCCCTTCAACGCCGACTTCACCAGCGGCGTCGCGAAGCATGTGGCATCCGCCGCGGAACTGCGCGGACCGATCGCCGGCGTGGACCTTGCCGGCGGCAGCTTCTCCCTCATGGGCACCACCGTGACCACGGACGAAGCAACGGTGTGGGCCACGGCGACGGGCCTGACCGGGCTGCTGCCGGGCGCAGCGGTTCAGGTCTGGGGCCTGCCCGCCGCACCCGGCGTGCTTCGCGCCACGCGGGTCGAGCAGCATCCGGCGAACTCGGCGCCGATCGCCACCGGCACGGTGCAAAACCTGAACACCGGCTCGCGCGTCTTCACGCTGGGGAGCCTGAGCGTCGACTACGGCACGGCCTCCTTCAGGGGCGGCATCGACGCCAGCACCCTGGCGAACGGCGCCATCGTGCGCGTGCGTGCCGCCGCCCAGGCAACGCCGGGCGTGCTGTCGGCCATGGTAGTGGAAGCGTGGCACACGGTGCCGCAGGCGAGCAGCACGCCGGTTCAGCTGGCCGGCATCATCACCGACTACGCGGCACTGGCCTCGTTCCGGCTGCTGGGCACGACGGTCGATGCCGCCTCGGCGCAGATCACCGGTGGCCCTGCCAATGCCATCGGCAACGGCGTGAAGGTGGAAGTCGGCGGCACCATGACAGGCGGCGTCCTCGTCGCGACGAAGCTCATGATCAGGCATGTTCCGGGGACTGGCGGGCCGGCATCGTTCAAGGTCATCGGCCCGGTGGCCGGCTACAGCTCCCCGGCGAGCTTCCTGGTGCGCGGCCAGCAGGTGGACGCCAGCGGCCCAGGCGTCGCTTTCGTCAACGGCACCGTGGCCAATCTGTTCAACGGCGCAAGAGTGACGGTATCGGGCTCGCAGATCGTCAACGGCGTGCTGGTCGCCCGGCAGGTCAGCTTCGATTGA
- a CDS encoding DMT family transporter: protein MTAAEAPASSGWVRAMPVVFVLIWSTGFIVARYGMPYAPPLKFLAVRYALSVLCFLAWVWAARVRWPLERAQWAHLAVTGILMQAGYLGGVWAAVRAGMGSGLVALLVGIQPVLTAVWLSMHGGAISRRQWAGLALGFTGLVLVVLRKLGQGGEVSALTMGLALMALLSITAGTLYQKRFVAPCDVRIAGAIQLGAALLVTLPFAALEADSIQWNLYSGGAMAWSVLALSLGGSSLLYMLIQRGTATAVTSLLYLVPPCTALMAWLLFAEPITVATLVGIAMTAVGVSLVVRGER from the coding sequence ATGACGGCGGCCGAGGCGCCGGCTTCTTCGGGATGGGTGCGGGCCATGCCCGTGGTCTTCGTGCTGATCTGGAGCACCGGCTTCATCGTGGCGCGTTACGGCATGCCCTATGCCCCGCCGCTCAAGTTCCTGGCGGTGCGCTATGCGCTGTCTGTGCTCTGCTTCCTGGCCTGGGTGTGGGCAGCGCGCGTGCGCTGGCCACTCGAGCGTGCGCAGTGGGCGCATCTGGCGGTCACCGGCATCCTGATGCAGGCGGGCTATCTCGGCGGCGTGTGGGCCGCGGTCCGCGCCGGCATGGGCTCGGGGCTGGTCGCCCTGCTGGTCGGCATCCAGCCCGTGCTCACGGCCGTCTGGCTGTCGATGCACGGTGGCGCGATCTCGCGCCGCCAATGGGCCGGCCTCGCACTGGGCTTCACCGGCCTCGTGCTGGTGGTGCTGCGCAAGCTCGGGCAGGGCGGGGAAGTGAGCGCGCTGACCATGGGGCTGGCGCTGATGGCGCTCCTTTCCATCACCGCGGGGACGCTGTATCAGAAGCGCTTCGTCGCACCGTGCGACGTGCGCATCGCGGGCGCGATACAGCTCGGGGCGGCGCTGCTGGTCACGCTGCCCTTCGCGGCCCTGGAGGCCGACAGCATCCAGTGGAACCTTTATTCGGGCGGGGCGATGGCCTGGTCCGTGCTGGCCTTGTCGCTGGGCGGCAGTTCGCTGTTGTACATGCTGATCCAGCGCGGGACCGCCACGGCCGTCACCAGCCTGCTGTACCTCGTGCCGCCCTGCACCGCGCTGATGGCCTGGCTTCTCTTTGCCGAGCCGATCACGGTGGCCACGCTGGTGGGCATCGCGATGACGGCGGTGGGCGTGAGCCTGGTCGTGCGCGGCGAGCGCTGA
- the pgsA gene encoding CDP-diacylglycerol--glycerol-3-phosphate 3-phosphatidyltransferase: MFWTLPTIMTWTRIVAIPLIVGVFYLPLSEPMRNIVATVLFIVFAATDWLDGFLARRLNQTSAFGAFLDPVADKFLVCASLLVLVHLNRADVFVALIIIGREIAISALREWMAQIGAAKSVAVHMIGKIKTVVQMVAIPFLLFDGVLFGVIDTGTWGQWLIWISAVLTVWSMVYYLQKAVPEIRARAK, from the coding sequence ATGTTCTGGACGCTCCCCACCATCATGACGTGGACGCGCATCGTCGCGATCCCGCTGATCGTGGGGGTGTTCTACCTGCCCCTGAGCGAGCCGATGCGCAACATCGTGGCCACGGTGCTGTTCATCGTGTTCGCCGCCACCGACTGGCTCGACGGCTTCCTTGCACGGCGGCTCAACCAGACTTCTGCCTTCGGCGCCTTCCTCGATCCGGTGGCCGACAAGTTCCTGGTGTGCGCCTCGCTGCTGGTGCTGGTGCACCTGAACCGCGCCGACGTGTTCGTGGCCCTGATCATCATCGGCCGCGAGATCGCCATTTCTGCCTTGCGCGAATGGATGGCGCAGATCGGCGCCGCCAAGAGCGTGGCGGTCCACATGATCGGGAAGATCAAGACCGTCGTGCAGATGGTCGCGATCCCGTTCCTGCTTTTCGATGGCGTCCTGTTCGGCGTGATCGACACCGGCACCTGGGGCCAGTGGCTGATCTGGATCTCGGCCGTGCTCACGGTCTGGTCGATGGTCTACTACCTCCAGAAGGCCGTTCCGGAGATCCGGGCCCGCGCCAAATGA